From one Variovorax sp. PBL-H6 genomic stretch:
- a CDS encoding carboxyl transferase domain-containing protein, producing the protein MTQLETKLNARSAEFQANASAMRALVEDLHAQFAKVEAGGGEAARSKHTARGKLLPRERVARLLDPGTPFLEIAPLAAHAMYHGAAPGAGLIAGIGRVSGVDCMIVCNDATVKGGTYYPITVKKHLRAQEIAEQNRLPCIYLVDSGGANLPNQDEVFPDRDHFGRIFYNQANMSAQGIAQIAVVMGSCTAGGAYVPAMSDESIIVKEQGTIFLGGPPLVKAATGEVVTAEDLGGGDVHTRLSGVADHLAQNDLHALALARTAVGNLNAGNNQAAADAPEEVRPPAFPREELYGVIPTDTRKPFDVREIIARVVDGSEFHEFKARFGATLVCGFAEIEGMPVGIVANNGILFSESAQKGAHFIELCCHRKIPLVFLQNITGFMVGRKYENEGIARHGAKMVTAVATANVPKFTIIIGGSFGAGNYGMCGRAYSPRFLWMWPNARISVMGGEQAASVLATVKRDGIEGKGGQWSAEEEEAFKAPIRDQYEQQGHPYYATARLWDDGIIDPADTRRVLALGLAAARHAPVPEPRFGIFRM; encoded by the coding sequence ATGACTCAACTAGAAACCAAGCTCAACGCCCGCTCCGCTGAATTCCAGGCCAATGCGTCTGCCATGCGCGCCTTGGTCGAAGACCTCCACGCGCAATTCGCCAAGGTCGAGGCCGGCGGCGGCGAGGCCGCGCGCAGCAAGCACACTGCGCGGGGCAAGCTGCTGCCGCGCGAGCGCGTCGCCCGATTGCTGGACCCGGGCACGCCCTTCCTCGAGATCGCGCCGCTGGCAGCCCACGCGATGTACCACGGCGCGGCGCCCGGCGCTGGCCTGATCGCCGGCATCGGCCGCGTGAGCGGCGTCGACTGCATGATCGTGTGCAACGACGCCACGGTGAAGGGTGGCACCTACTACCCGATCACGGTCAAGAAGCACCTGCGCGCGCAGGAGATCGCCGAGCAGAACCGCCTGCCCTGCATCTACCTGGTCGACTCCGGCGGCGCCAACCTGCCGAACCAGGACGAGGTCTTCCCCGACCGCGATCACTTCGGCCGCATCTTCTACAACCAGGCCAACATGAGCGCCCAGGGCATCGCGCAGATCGCCGTGGTCATGGGTTCGTGCACGGCCGGCGGCGCCTACGTGCCGGCGATGAGCGACGAGTCGATCATCGTCAAGGAGCAAGGCACCATCTTCCTCGGCGGCCCGCCGCTCGTGAAGGCCGCCACCGGCGAGGTCGTGACCGCCGAGGACCTGGGCGGCGGCGACGTGCACACGCGGCTGTCGGGCGTGGCCGACCATCTGGCGCAGAACGACCTGCATGCCCTGGCGCTGGCGCGCACGGCGGTGGGAAACCTGAACGCGGGCAACAACCAGGCCGCGGCCGATGCGCCCGAGGAAGTCCGCCCGCCCGCCTTCCCGCGCGAAGAACTCTACGGCGTGATCCCCACCGACACCCGCAAGCCCTTCGATGTGCGCGAGATCATCGCCCGCGTCGTCGACGGCAGTGAGTTCCACGAGTTCAAGGCCCGTTTCGGTGCGACGCTGGTCTGCGGCTTTGCCGAGATCGAGGGCATGCCGGTGGGCATCGTCGCCAACAACGGCATCCTGTTCTCCGAGTCGGCCCAGAAGGGCGCCCACTTCATCGAGCTGTGCTGCCATCGCAAGATCCCGCTGGTGTTCCTGCAGAACATCACCGGCTTCATGGTCGGGCGCAAGTACGAGAACGAAGGCATCGCGCGCCACGGCGCCAAGATGGTGACGGCGGTTGCCACCGCCAACGTGCCCAAGTTCACGATCATCATCGGCGGCAGCTTCGGCGCGGGCAACTACGGCATGTGCGGACGCGCCTATTCGCCGCGCTTCCTCTGGATGTGGCCCAACGCGCGCATCAGCGTGATGGGCGGCGAGCAGGCCGCGAGTGTGCTGGCCACCGTCAAGCGCGACGGCATCGAGGGCAAGGGCGGGCAGTGGAGTGCGGAGGAGGAAGAAGCCTTCAAGGCACCCATCCGCGACCAGTACGAGCAGCAGGGCCATCCCTACTATGCGACGGCGCGGCTGTGGGATGACGGCATCATCGACCCGGCCGACACCCGCCGCGTGCTCGCGCTCGGCCTGGCCGCGGCGCGCCATGCGCCGGTGCCCGAGCCGCGCTTCGGCATCTTCCGCATGTGA
- a CDS encoding AMP-binding protein: MPLTQSIDRGTTDVPLIEQTIGDFFDDMARRQGDRDALVSAHEQRRLSYLELQREADRLASALLQLGLATGDRVGIWSHNNVAWVLMQLATARIGLILVNINPAYRTSELEYALNKVGCKALVTMQRFKTSDYVGMLRELAPELASAQPGALQAARLPQLRTVAWIDRLGEHEELPGLMRFSTLVEQGKADDPRVPAIAKTLKATDPINIQFTSGTTGFPKGATLTHRNILNNGFFIGECMKLTPEDRLCIPVPLYHCFGMVLGNLACLTHGATIVYPNDGFDPLTVMQTVQAERCTGLHGVPTMFIAELDHPRFKEFDFSTLRTGIMAGSPCPTEVMKRVVDQMHLSEITIAYGMTETSPVSCQSSTDTPLEKRVSTVGKVQPHLEVKIVDPENGAIVAPGASGELCTRGYSVMHGYWDDEEKTREAIDAEGWMHTGDLATMDAEGYVNIVGRIKDLVIRGGENIYPREIEEFLYRHPKIQDVQVVGLPDRKYGEELCAWIIPKPGQTLSADEVREFCKGQIAHYKVPRYIEFVKEFPMTVTGKIQKFKIREAMKAQLGLGEEKTA; encoded by the coding sequence ATGCCATTGACTCAAAGCATCGATCGCGGCACCACCGATGTCCCGTTGATCGAGCAGACCATCGGCGACTTCTTCGACGACATGGCCCGACGGCAGGGCGATCGCGATGCGCTGGTCAGCGCGCACGAGCAACGCCGCCTGAGCTACCTCGAACTGCAGCGCGAAGCCGACCGGCTCGCCAGCGCGTTGCTGCAGCTGGGACTGGCGACCGGCGACCGGGTGGGCATCTGGTCGCACAACAACGTGGCCTGGGTGCTGATGCAGCTCGCCACCGCAAGAATCGGGCTCATCCTGGTCAACATCAACCCGGCCTATCGGACGTCCGAGCTCGAGTACGCGCTCAACAAGGTCGGCTGCAAGGCGCTGGTCACGATGCAGCGCTTCAAGACCAGCGACTACGTCGGCATGCTGCGTGAACTGGCGCCCGAACTCGCGAGCGCGCAGCCCGGCGCGCTGCAGGCGGCGCGCCTGCCGCAACTGCGCACGGTGGCCTGGATCGATCGCCTCGGCGAGCACGAGGAGCTGCCCGGCCTCATGCGCTTCTCGACCTTGGTCGAGCAGGGAAAGGCCGATGACCCGCGCGTGCCCGCGATCGCGAAGACCCTGAAGGCCACCGACCCGATCAACATCCAGTTCACCAGCGGCACCACCGGCTTTCCGAAGGGCGCGACGCTGACCCACCGCAACATCCTCAACAACGGCTTCTTCATCGGCGAATGCATGAAGCTCACGCCGGAAGACCGCCTCTGCATCCCCGTGCCGCTCTACCACTGCTTCGGCATGGTGCTGGGCAATCTGGCCTGCCTCACCCACGGCGCGACCATCGTGTATCCCAACGACGGCTTCGATCCGCTCACGGTGATGCAGACCGTGCAGGCCGAGCGATGCACCGGGCTGCATGGCGTGCCCACCATGTTCATTGCCGAGCTGGACCATCCGCGCTTCAAGGAGTTCGATTTCTCGACGCTGCGCACCGGCATCATGGCCGGCTCGCCTTGTCCCACCGAGGTGATGAAGCGCGTGGTCGACCAGATGCATCTCTCCGAGATCACCATCGCCTACGGGATGACCGAGACCAGCCCGGTAAGCTGCCAGAGCTCGACCGACACGCCGCTGGAAAAGCGTGTCTCCACCGTAGGCAAGGTGCAGCCGCACCTCGAGGTCAAGATCGTCGATCCCGAGAACGGCGCCATCGTTGCACCCGGGGCCTCGGGCGAGCTCTGCACCCGCGGCTACTCGGTGATGCACGGCTACTGGGACGACGAGGAGAAAACCCGCGAAGCCATCGACGCCGAGGGCTGGATGCACACCGGCGACCTCGCCACCATGGATGCCGAGGGCTACGTCAACATCGTCGGCCGCATCAAGGACCTGGTGATCCGCGGCGGCGAGAACATCTATCCGCGCGAGATCGAGGAGTTCCTCTACCGACATCCGAAAATCCAGGACGTGCAGGTGGTCGGCCTGCCCGACAGGAAGTACGGCGAGGAGCTCTGCGCATGGATCATCCCCAAGCCCGGCCAGACCCTCTCGGCCGACGAGGTGCGCGAGTTCTGCAAGGGCCAGATCGCGCACTACAAGGTCCCGCGTTACATCGAGTTCGTCAAGGAATTCCCGATGACCGTGACCGGCAAGATCCAGAAGTTCAAGATCCGCGAGGCGATGAAGGCGCAGCTGGGACTTGGAGAGGAAAAGACCGCATGA
- a CDS encoding isovaleryl-CoA dehydrogenase has product MHDPGLNFDLGETIDSLRDAVADFAANEIAPRAAEIDRENLFPHDLWRKLGELGLHGMTVKEEYGGTELGYLAHIVAMEEVSRASASVGLSYGAHSNLCVNQIHRNGSEAQKKKYLPKLVSGEHVGALAMSEPNAGSDVVSMKLRAEKKGDRYVLNGGKMWITNGGDADTLVIYAKTEPEMGARGMTAFIVEKDFKGFSAGTKLDKLGMRGSNTFPLFFDDCEVPEENVLGGEGQGAKVLMSGLDYERAVLSGGPLGIMAACMDAVLPFIHERKQFGQSIGEFQLMQGKLADMYSTWQATRAYVYAVGKACDRKDHARTFRKDAAGAILYSAEKATWMAGEAIQALGGVGYTKDFPVERLWRDAKLYEIGAGTSEVRRMLIGRELFAETA; this is encoded by the coding sequence ATGCACGATCCCGGCCTCAATTTCGACCTCGGCGAGACCATCGATTCGCTGCGCGACGCGGTGGCAGATTTCGCCGCCAACGAGATTGCCCCGCGTGCTGCCGAGATCGACCGCGAGAACCTCTTTCCGCACGACCTCTGGAGAAAGCTCGGCGAACTCGGGCTGCACGGCATGACGGTGAAGGAGGAATACGGCGGCACCGAGTTGGGCTACCTGGCCCACATCGTCGCCATGGAGGAGGTGTCGCGCGCCTCGGCTTCGGTCGGCCTCTCGTACGGCGCGCATTCCAACCTCTGCGTCAACCAGATCCACCGCAACGGCAGCGAGGCGCAGAAGAAGAAGTATCTTCCCAAGCTCGTCAGCGGCGAGCATGTGGGCGCACTGGCGATGAGCGAGCCCAATGCCGGCTCCGACGTGGTCAGCATGAAGCTGCGCGCCGAGAAGAAAGGCGATCGCTACGTGCTCAACGGCGGCAAGATGTGGATCACCAACGGCGGCGATGCCGACACGCTCGTCATCTACGCCAAGACCGAGCCCGAGATGGGCGCGCGCGGCATGACCGCCTTCATCGTCGAGAAAGACTTCAAGGGCTTCTCGGCTGGCACCAAGCTCGACAAGCTGGGCATGCGCGGCTCCAACACGTTCCCGCTGTTCTTCGACGACTGCGAGGTGCCCGAGGAGAACGTGCTGGGCGGCGAGGGACAGGGCGCCAAGGTGCTGATGAGCGGCCTCGACTACGAGCGCGCGGTGCTCTCCGGCGGCCCGCTGGGGATCATGGCGGCCTGCATGGATGCGGTGCTCCCTTTCATCCACGAGCGCAAGCAGTTCGGCCAGAGCATCGGCGAGTTCCAGCTGATGCAGGGAAAACTGGCCGATATGTACTCCACCTGGCAGGCCACCCGCGCCTATGTCTACGCGGTCGGCAAGGCGTGCGATCGCAAGGACCATGCGCGCACCTTCCGCAAGGACGCGGCCGGCGCCATCCTCTACTCCGCCGAGAAGGCGACCTGGATGGCGGGCGAAGCGATCCAGGCGCTGGGCGGCGTGGGCTACACCAAGGACTTCCCGGTCGAGCGGCTCTGGCGCGATGCCAAGCTGTACGAGATCGGTGCGGGCACGAGCGAGGTCCGGCGTATGCTGATCGGCCGCGAGTTGTTCGCGGAGACGGCGTAG
- a CDS encoding AraC family transcriptional regulator translates to MAFVRAIVQGYQRYGKDPAGALAQARIAPRELHLQEGRVTAAQFEALSGHAMQELDDEALGWFSRRLPWGTYGMLCRASLSSPDLGVAIKRWCRHHRLLTSDIGLELQVAGGVATVSIRENVDLGDLREFCLVSNLRFLHGYASWIIDSRVSLRAARFPFDAPPHRDAYPLMFGGELQFKAEAASYSFDERYLALPLRRDEQALRTMLRRALPLTVLQYRRDRLLGQRVRELLRAHGRQAGTAEALAALLNLSARTLHRQLLEEGVSLQQLKDAVRHEQAAEQLRRTERPIKNIALSVGFRNEKSFSRAFRAWAGVTPGEFRRAGAADAPGSLPRRDNS, encoded by the coding sequence ATGGCCTTCGTCCGAGCGATCGTGCAGGGCTACCAGCGGTATGGCAAGGATCCTGCCGGAGCCTTGGCACAGGCACGGATTGCGCCGCGCGAGCTGCACTTGCAGGAAGGCCGCGTGACCGCGGCCCAGTTCGAGGCGCTGTCGGGACATGCAATGCAGGAGCTGGACGACGAGGCGCTGGGCTGGTTCAGCCGCCGCCTGCCCTGGGGCACCTACGGCATGCTGTGCCGTGCTTCGCTGAGCTCACCCGACCTCGGCGTTGCCATCAAGCGCTGGTGCCGCCATCACCGCCTGCTGACTTCCGACATCGGTCTCGAACTCCAGGTGGCGGGCGGCGTGGCCACGGTGTCGATCCGCGAGAACGTGGACCTGGGCGATCTGCGCGAGTTCTGCCTGGTGTCCAACCTGCGCTTCCTGCACGGCTACGCCTCCTGGATCATCGATTCGCGGGTGTCGCTGCGTGCGGCCCGCTTTCCTTTCGATGCGCCGCCGCACCGCGATGCCTATCCGCTGATGTTCGGTGGCGAGCTGCAGTTCAAAGCCGAAGCCGCCAGCTACAGCTTCGACGAGCGCTACCTCGCACTGCCGCTGCGCCGAGACGAGCAGGCGCTCCGGACCATGCTGCGGCGCGCGTTGCCGCTGACGGTGCTGCAGTACCGCCGCGACCGGCTGTTGGGGCAGCGGGTGCGCGAGCTGCTGCGCGCCCACGGTCGGCAGGCAGGCACGGCCGAGGCACTGGCCGCGCTCCTGAACCTCTCGGCCCGGACCCTGCACCGCCAATTGCTGGAAGAAGGCGTCTCGCTGCAGCAGCTGAAGGACGCAGTGCGCCACGAACAGGCGGCCGAGCAATTGCGCCGCACCGAACGCCCGATCAAGAACATCGCGCTCTCCGTCGGTTTTCGCAATGAGAAAAGCTTCTCGCGCGCCTTCCGGGCCTGGGCCGGCGTGACGCCCGGCGAATTCCGGCGAGCCGGCGCAGCCGACGCACCAGGAAGCTTGCCTCGGCGCGACAATTCGTGA
- a CDS encoding HAD family hydrolase yields the protein MPSIPFDAVLFDCDGVLVDSEPITNRVLAEMLGELGWKLTVAEAMRLFTGKAVKDETALIEAMTGFAVTPEWLAGFRARRNEALDRDLIEIAGAPSAVRSLHASTAGRIACASGADRHKVRLQLEKIGLLDAFEGRIFSGHETPRSKPAPDVYLAAAAALGVDPARCAVVEDTVTGATAGVAAGATVFGYSPSDLGHSGPEALRAVGVAHVFNDMAELPSLLAGWRGASV from the coding sequence ATGCCCTCCATCCCCTTCGACGCCGTCCTCTTCGACTGCGACGGCGTGCTCGTCGACTCCGAACCCATTACCAACCGCGTGCTCGCCGAGATGCTCGGCGAGCTCGGCTGGAAGCTCACGGTCGCCGAGGCAATGCGCCTCTTTACCGGCAAGGCGGTCAAGGACGAAACCGCCCTGATCGAGGCCATGACCGGCTTCGCCGTGACGCCAGAGTGGCTTGCCGGGTTCCGGGCGAGACGCAACGAGGCGCTCGACCGCGATCTGATCGAGATCGCAGGCGCGCCCTCTGCCGTGCGCAGCCTGCACGCGAGCACAGCCGGCCGCATTGCCTGCGCCTCGGGCGCGGACCGGCACAAGGTCCGGTTGCAGCTGGAGAAGATCGGCCTGCTCGACGCCTTCGAGGGCCGCATCTTCAGCGGCCACGAGACGCCGCGCTCCAAGCCAGCGCCCGACGTCTACCTCGCAGCAGCCGCGGCGCTGGGCGTAGACCCCGCGCGCTGCGCCGTGGTGGAAGACACCGTGACCGGTGCCACCGCCGGCGTTGCGGCCGGCGCGACCGTGTTCGGCTACAGCCCCTCCGACCTGGGCCACAGCGGCCCCGAGGCACTGCGCGCCGTCGGCGTGGCGCATGTGTTCAACGACATGGCGGAGCTGCCCTCGTTGTTGGCGGGATGGCGCGGCGCTTCGGTCTGA
- the thiC gene encoding phosphomethylpyrimidine synthase ThiC, which yields MNAPDKFASLLTLTREPFPASTKSAIASPRRPDVRVPVRDVRLTNGETVSLYDTSGPYSDPSADIDVRSGLPSVRGAWIAERNDTEAYIGRSHQMLDDGATHADRDARKLAELRGAAAGLQRQPRRAQAGRNVSQMHYARRGIVTPEMEYVALRENGKREWMAEYLADAAREKRLAGNPMGAQIPKLITPEFVRDEVARGRAIIPANINHPEVEPMAIGRNFLVKINANIGNSAVTSSIEEEVEKLVWAIRWGADNVMDLSTGRNIHTTRDWIVRNSPVPIGTVPIYQALEKVGGVAEDLTWEIYRDTLIEQAEQGVDYFTIHAGLRLPFIHLTADRRTGIVSRGGSIMAKWCIAHHQESFLYTHFEDICEIMKAYDVSFSLGDGLRPGCAADANDEAQFAELRTLGELTQIAWKHDVQTMIEGPGHVPMHMIQANMDEQLKHCHEAPFYTLGPLTIDIAPGYDHIASAIGAAMIGWAGTAMLCYVTPKEHLGLPDRDDVKQGIIAYKIAAHAADVAKGHPGARARDDALSKARFEFRWQDQFNLGLDPDTAREFHDETLPKDSSKVAHFCSMCGPKFCSMKITQEVREYAAARGLAEDQAVADGMAGKSAEFKAAGGEMYIPIQPS from the coding sequence ATGAATGCCCCTGACAAGTTCGCCTCGCTGCTCACGCTCACGCGCGAGCCATTCCCAGCCTCGACCAAAAGTGCCATCGCGAGCCCCCGCCGGCCCGACGTGCGTGTTCCGGTGCGGGACGTGCGCCTGACCAACGGCGAGACCGTCTCGCTCTACGACACCTCGGGCCCGTACAGCGACCCGTCCGCCGACATCGACGTGCGCAGCGGCCTGCCCAGCGTGCGCGGCGCCTGGATCGCCGAGCGCAACGACACCGAGGCCTATATCGGCCGCAGCCACCAGATGCTCGACGACGGCGCCACCCACGCCGACCGCGATGCCCGGAAGCTCGCCGAACTGCGCGGCGCCGCCGCTGGGCTCCAGCGCCAGCCGCGCCGTGCGCAGGCCGGCCGCAACGTGAGCCAGATGCACTACGCGCGCCGCGGCATCGTCACGCCCGAGATGGAGTACGTGGCCCTGCGCGAGAACGGCAAGCGCGAATGGATGGCCGAATACCTGGCCGATGCCGCGCGCGAGAAGCGCCTCGCCGGCAACCCGATGGGCGCGCAGATCCCGAAGCTCATCACGCCCGAGTTCGTGCGCGACGAGGTCGCGCGCGGGCGCGCCATCATCCCGGCCAACATCAACCATCCCGAAGTGGAGCCGATGGCGATCGGGCGCAACTTCCTGGTCAAGATCAACGCCAACATCGGCAACTCCGCCGTTACCTCCAGCATCGAGGAGGAGGTCGAGAAGCTGGTGTGGGCGATCCGCTGGGGCGCCGACAACGTGATGGATCTTTCCACCGGCCGCAACATCCACACCACCCGCGACTGGATCGTGCGCAACAGCCCGGTGCCCATCGGCACCGTGCCGATCTACCAGGCGCTCGAGAAGGTCGGCGGCGTGGCCGAGGACCTCACCTGGGAGATCTACCGCGACACGTTGATCGAACAGGCCGAGCAGGGCGTGGACTACTTCACCATTCACGCGGGCCTGCGCCTGCCCTTCATCCATCTCACGGCCGATCGCCGCACCGGCATCGTCTCGCGTGGCGGCTCGATCATGGCCAAGTGGTGCATCGCGCACCATCAGGAGAGCTTCCTGTACACGCACTTCGAGGACATCTGCGAGATCATGAAGGCCTACGACGTGAGCTTCTCGCTCGGCGACGGCCTGCGCCCCGGCTGCGCGGCCGACGCCAATGACGAGGCCCAGTTCGCCGAACTGCGCACGCTGGGCGAGCTCACGCAGATTGCGTGGAAGCACGACGTGCAGACCATGATCGAAGGGCCCGGCCACGTGCCCATGCACATGATCCAGGCGAACATGGACGAGCAGCTCAAGCACTGCCACGAGGCGCCCTTCTACACGCTGGGCCCGCTGACCATCGACATTGCGCCCGGCTACGACCACATTGCCAGCGCCATAGGCGCCGCCATGATCGGCTGGGCCGGCACCGCGATGCTGTGCTATGTCACTCCCAAGGAGCACCTGGGCCTGCCGGACCGCGACGACGTGAAGCAGGGAATCATCGCGTACAAGATCGCGGCCCATGCGGCCGACGTCGCCAAGGGCCATCCGGGCGCGCGGGCACGCGACGATGCGCTGTCCAAGGCCCGCTTTGAATTCCGCTGGCAGGACCAGTTCAACCTCGGCCTGGACCCCGACACGGCGCGCGAATTCCATGACGAGACCCTGCCCAAGGACTCGAGCAAGGTGGCGCACTTCTGCTCGATGTGCGGGCCCAAGTTCTGCTCGATGAAGATCACGCAGGAGGTGCGCGAGTACGCGGCCGCGCGCGGCCTGGCCGAAGATCAGGCAGTGGCCGACGGCATGGCGGGCAAGTCGGCCGAGTTCAAGGCTGCGGGCGGCGAGATGTACATCCCGATCCAGCCGAGCTGA
- a CDS encoding rhodanese-like domain-containing protein yields the protein MNDLIALLTAQGAAVVFLATLATRLGAPVPAAPFLVVAGGLAVEGQLSFIALVFAAVLGNILGDGAWFLAGRRWGYQVMRFLCRVSLSADNCVRRSESILGRWGGLSLIAAKFVPGVSLVAPPMAGALGMSNARFMAYETLAAVIWALGFLALGGLFHAAIQDVLAMMSSVGLTATLVGTLLLAVFVAWRYRERRIARKVDDIVHVEVDALRDAFAAGARLLVVDLRSPESRRIDDRSVPGAVGITYRELTDRLAELRAAREVVVFCDCPNDETAIAAARLLAKAGLSRVRVLAGGIAAWTAAEALASEPARLDVDARDVAAHPA from the coding sequence ATGAACGATCTCATCGCTCTTCTTACCGCGCAGGGCGCCGCCGTGGTGTTTCTCGCCACGCTGGCGACCCGCCTGGGCGCACCGGTGCCGGCCGCGCCCTTCCTCGTCGTGGCCGGCGGCCTCGCGGTCGAGGGCCAGCTGTCCTTTATTGCGCTGGTGTTTGCTGCCGTGCTGGGGAACATCCTCGGCGACGGTGCCTGGTTCCTGGCCGGGCGGCGCTGGGGCTACCAGGTGATGCGCTTCCTGTGCCGCGTCTCGCTGTCGGCCGACAACTGTGTTCGGCGCAGCGAGTCCATTCTCGGCCGCTGGGGCGGGCTGTCCCTGATCGCGGCGAAGTTCGTGCCGGGCGTGTCGCTGGTGGCGCCGCCGATGGCCGGCGCCCTGGGCATGTCGAACGCGCGCTTCATGGCCTACGAAACGCTTGCCGCAGTGATCTGGGCGTTGGGCTTCCTGGCACTCGGCGGGCTGTTCCATGCCGCGATCCAGGACGTGCTGGCAATGATGTCGAGCGTTGGCCTCACGGCGACGCTGGTCGGCACGCTGCTGCTGGCCGTCTTCGTTGCCTGGCGCTATCGCGAACGCCGTATCGCACGGAAGGTCGACGATATCGTGCACGTCGAAGTCGATGCGCTGCGAGACGCCTTCGCCGCCGGCGCGCGTCTCTTGGTGGTCGACCTGCGTTCTCCCGAATCGCGCAGGATCGATGACCGGTCCGTGCCGGGTGCCGTCGGCATCACGTACCGCGAGCTGACGGACCGCCTGGCCGAACTGCGGGCCGCGCGCGAGGTGGTGGTGTTCTGCGACTGCCCGAACGACGAAACCGCCATCGCCGCCGCGCGACTCCTGGCGAAGGCTGGCCTGTCGCGGGTGCGCGTGCTCGCCGGCGGGATCGCGGCCTGGACCGCTGCCGAGGCGTTGGCTTCGGAGCCGGCTCGGCTCGATGTCGATGCACGGGACGTCGCCGCGCATCCGGCTTGA
- a CDS encoding DUF3047 domain-containing protein gives MATKYSTIIPTAFRWIGAMLAAPIAAAALWLAAPAAHAEEAALTPFSAARGAQAPQPWRFTSLPNKAPTRFEVVQQGAQKVLKVEADQSYGNLVHATRVPLNPSTTLAWRWRVDTFVEDANLRTRAGDDGAAKLCVFFDFPADHLSFGERTRLALARRTTGEEVPSEALCYVWDKKEAAGSTLVNAFTQRMRMVVLESGAAANPAVFVSERRNLLADYKRAFGDEAGDTLPDVVAIAVSADADNTQGRGLAYFSDIDLRGIATTRSARVQLPPTRAGTGE, from the coding sequence ATGGCGACGAAGTACAGCACGATCATCCCGACCGCATTCCGCTGGATCGGTGCGATGCTGGCTGCGCCGATCGCTGCTGCCGCCCTCTGGCTCGCCGCGCCGGCCGCACATGCCGAAGAGGCGGCGCTGACTCCCTTCTCCGCCGCGCGCGGCGCACAGGCGCCCCAGCCCTGGCGCTTCACCAGCCTGCCCAACAAGGCGCCAACCCGCTTCGAGGTGGTCCAGCAGGGTGCGCAGAAGGTGCTGAAGGTCGAGGCCGACCAGTCCTACGGCAATCTCGTGCATGCCACCCGTGTGCCGCTCAACCCCTCCACCACGCTGGCCTGGCGCTGGCGCGTCGACACCTTCGTGGAAGACGCCAACCTGCGCACCCGCGCCGGCGATGACGGCGCCGCCAAGCTCTGCGTTTTCTTTGATTTCCCGGCCGATCACCTGTCGTTCGGTGAGCGCACCCGCCTGGCACTGGCGCGCCGCACCACTGGCGAGGAAGTGCCCAGCGAGGCCCTTTGCTACGTGTGGGACAAGAAAGAAGCAGCGGGCAGCACGCTCGTCAACGCGTTCACCCAGCGCATGCGCATGGTGGTGCTGGAGTCCGGCGCCGCAGCCAACCCGGCGGTCTTCGTGAGCGAGCGCCGCAATCTGTTGGCTGACTACAAGCGCGCCTTCGGCGACGAAGCCGGCGACACGCTGCCCGACGTGGTCGCGATCGCAGTATCGGCCGACGCCGACAACACGCAGGGCCGCGGATTGGCGTATTTCTCGGACATCGACCTGCGGGGCATCGCAACGACTCGCAGCGCCCGGGTCCAACTCCCGCCCACGCGCGCCGGCACGGGGGAATAG
- a CDS encoding YchJ family protein encodes MSRPQPDSCPCGLRDRSGSALRYTQCCGRYLDHFGQAPAPDAESLMRSRYTAFVRERADYLLATWHASHRPDRLDFEPGVKWLGLEVRAHVVTDASHAEVEFVARQRDRSGAATRLAERSRFVRERGEGDLLRWYYTDGVMR; translated from the coding sequence ATGTCCAGACCCCAGCCCGACTCCTGCCCTTGCGGCCTCCGCGACCGTTCCGGCTCGGCCCTGCGCTACACCCAATGCTGCGGCCGCTACCTGGACCACTTCGGGCAGGCACCGGCGCCGGACGCCGAATCCCTGATGCGCTCGCGCTACACCGCCTTCGTGCGCGAGCGGGCCGACTACCTGCTGGCGACCTGGCATGCCTCGCATCGCCCGGATCGCCTCGACTTCGAGCCGGGCGTGAAATGGCTCGGCCTGGAAGTGCGCGCCCATGTCGTGACCGATGCCAGCCATGCCGAGGTCGAGTTCGTCGCCCGCCAGCGCGATCGATCGGGCGCCGCTACCCGGTTGGCGGAGCGCAGCCGCTTCGTGCGCGAGAGAGGCGAGGGCGATCTCCTCCGTTGGTACTACACCGACGGGGTGATGCGCTGA